Below is a window of Pseudodesulfovibrio sp. 5S69 DNA.
CGCGGTCCGTGTCCTCGATGCGCAGGCGGAACTCACCGCCCTGGGACCGGGCCAGCAGCCAGGAAAACAACGCGGTGCGCGCACCGCCGATATGCAGAAACCCGGTCGGGCTCGGCGCAAAACGGGAAACGATCTTGGTCATATGAATGCCTCCGGCGGCCAGGGAACCTTTTGAAAAAGGTTCCCTGGACCCTCCAAAACTTTTTATCGCCGCTTCGCGGATGGTGCGAACGCGGTGTACATTAAATTATATGTACCGCCGACGCGGGGGTGCCTCCGGCGGCCAGGGCGCTGCCTGGACCCGCTTAAGAACCTTCTGGAGAAGGTCTTAGGATCTCCAGAGCTCTTTAGCGCCGCTTCGCGGATGGTGCGAACGCGGCAGGGTTTATAATTTTAGATAATATGTCTGCCCGATACTCCCCCTCGCGAAGCGACCCAAAAAGTTTGGGAGGGTGAGAAGGGATGGAGTCCGGAAGAGGGAGAGGAACCCTTTTCTCAAAGGGTTCCCTCTCTTCCCCGGCTGCCGGAGGCACCGTCGCCGCTACACGGCTTCGACGCCTTTTACTTCGGGGAGTTCCTTGAGGATGATCCGTTCGATGCCGTTCTTGAGGGTCATCTGGGACATGGGGCAGCCCTTGCAGGCGCCCGTCAGGCGAACCTTGACGATGCCGGAGTCGGTGACTTCGACCAGTTCCACGTCGCCGCCGTCGCCCTGGAGCATGGGACGGACCTTGTCCAGTACGGCTTCCACTTTTTCTCGCATGACAAAACCTCCGTGAATTCGGGTTCGGTCGGAACATCTACGGCCTGGCGCGCCGGTTGTCAAACCCGGCGCGCGGACCGGAAACGTTGCTGGGGTTCGGAGCCGGACAAACGGCCCGGCTATTGGTCGATGAGGATGGCGAAGGCCTCGTCGAGCTCCTCGTCCAGGTCCTCGACCATCTCGTCCATCAGCTCCGGGGTGAAGTGCATGGAGGCCCAGACCTCGGGGCATGGGGGCTGGACAAAGAACTCGCCGCTGGAGCCGACGCCCAGGCCGGTGGCGATGGTCTCGGCGCAATGGACCAGGAGCGGCTCGCTCTCCTTGTGGCCCGCCTTGGGCTGGTGGTGTTCGAGCACGGCCGAGACCAGGACATAGGGGAAATTCCATTTGCGCAGGAGCATGCCGCCCAAGGTGGCGTGGTCGAACCCGAGCAACGCCTTTTCCTCGGCAAACAGGACCACGTCCTTGGCCCGCGCGTGGGCGTGCACGGCCGTGGCCCGTTCCGGCTCCACCTGGAGCAGGATGAGCTGGCCGATGTCGTGCAGCAGGCCGGACACGAAGGCCCGTTCCGGGTCTCCCTGGCCCGTGATGCGGCACAGCCGCCGGGCGATGAGACCGCAGCAGATGGAATGCTTCCAGAACTGCTCCATGTTGATGACGTCGGCGGGCACGTCCTTGAACAGGGACATGACCGAGGTGCCCACGGCCAGGGTGGACAGCTGGTTCACGCCGACCACGGTGACGGCTCGCGAGATGGTGTCGATCTGCATGGGCAGGGAGTAGAAGGCGGAGTTGACCATGCGCAGGAGAAAGGCGGTCAGGCCGGGGTCCTGGCTGATGATCTCGGCCAGGTCGTCGGCCGAATTGGACCGGGAACTGATGGCCTGTTGCAGTTCGAGGAAGACCTGCGGCAGGGCCGGGAGCTGGTGGTCATGGCGCAGGATGTCCAAGGGGTCCAGGGGCAGGACCTCGGGCAGTGGAGACTCGGCTTCGAGCCGCTCGAAGCGGTGCGGATTCGCGGTCATGTCCGCGGCCACGCGCCTGACCCCGAGGCGGGCCAGCCGCTTCAGGGAATCGTCCGGTTTCTTTATGAACTTGAACCGCTTGGTCAGCAGTTTCTTTGCCGCTTCGAGGGTCTCGGGCGCGAACGCATCCCCGGCCTTCACCCTGGCGCTTTCTTCAGCCATCTGTCGTTCCTCGGTGGTTATGGAAGCCAGCCGCCTGCAACATAATAGAAAGCACGTAGGATATAAAGCCCTTTTTGCCGAAAACCGGGGACCTCGCCCCTCCTAGAGCAGTTGGAAGTTGTACTGGAGCCGCAGCCGGACCTGATAGCCGTCCTTGCCGCCCATGCTCGCGTCCTCGTCCTGATAGGAGAAGCGGCTGAGGAGGCTCATCCCCTTCAGATCGCCGTCGAAGTCGTAATAAATATTGAGGTCGTATTCACTGCGGTCGAAGGAGGCGTGGGGGCCCGTGTCCGGGGTGTCGCCCAGACCGGCCTTGATGTCCGCCCGGTAGCCGTCCCAGCCGATGCGCGAGAAGTCGTAGCCCACGCCGAGCAGGATCGCCTTTTCCCCGGCCCGCGAGAAATTGTAGGCCATCATGTTGTTGAAGAACGGATAGACGCCCCAGGAGTTGCGGATGGTCGTGTCGTCGTTGACGATGGACCCGCCCAGGTCGAAGGTGAACCCGCTGTACTTGAGGGTGCCCATGAGCCCGGCCTCCTGCCCGCTGTAGACGCCGTTCAACTGGTCCCCCACGCTGCGCTGGTCCACGCCCTGAAAGAGCACGGAGTACTGGACGTCCTTGGGATCGCCGAAGGTGTACTTGAACTGGGTGAAAAAGGTGTTGTCCAGGTCCGGGGCGTAGTAGTTCCAGAACCGCGTCGGCAGGGAGGCGACGGGTTTCCAGTCGGCGCCGGCCATGACCACGCCCCGATCGACGCCTCTGAGCCCGGCCATGTAACTCATGGACTTGAACAGCTCGGTGTCGCGGCCCTTTTCCTTGTCCACCCAGAACAGGGACAGCTCCAGGTCGTCGATGGCGTTGGTCTTCAGGCCGTAGGCCTCAAAGGTCTGCGGGAGCATGCGGCTGTCGTTGCCGTTGATGAACGGGGTCTCGATGCGCTGCCGCCAGACGCGCGCCTCGGTATCGGCATAGCGGGCCTTCAGGTATGCCTCGGCCAGGACCGCGAAGCCCTCGTTTTTCGAAGTGAGCAGCCCGGTGCCGCCCTGGTCCGGCTGGTTGAGCTCGCCGCTGATGGGTGCCGTGCCGTACAGGGCCGCGCCCACGCCGAAGATGTCCTCTATCCACGGGGTCTCGTACTTGAGCCAGCCGCCCAGTGCCAGGGACTCCTTGATGTTGTCGAACTCCTGGCCCGTGTCCTTGTTGCGCTGGGTGAAATAATAGAGCCGGGCCTGGCCGGTCACGGTGCCCCACTTGGAGGCCTCCTTTTCATCGGCGGCATAGCCCGGCAGGGCGAGGATCAGGGAAAGGAGACAGGCCAGGACGAGGTGCGAAAATTTGGCGGACACGGCGTAATTCCTTGGGTTGAAGCCTTGAGAGCCGGGGCTGTCCGTTGCCCGGGCGCGAAGCCCGGACCCGGCAATACCCCCGATCGGCCAGGAGGACGAGCCCATGCCGATGCGGTCACGCTACACTATCCTCGCGTAAAAGGTAACCATTATCTTGAAAGGTTGGGTCGCCTCAAAAAATGAAGTGCGGATTGTTCTCCTTCTCGTGGCGCACCGTGGTCATGGGCCCGTGTCCGGAGTAGACGCGGGTGTCGTCCGGCAGGGTGAAGATGCGTGAGCGGATGGAGGAAAGCAGCTCCGAGGAGCTGCCGCGCGGCAGGTCGGTGCGGCCCACGGCGATCATGAACAGCAGGTCGCCCACGAACACGCACCCAGCGGCCGGGAAGAAATAGGACAGCCCGCCCGGCGTGTGGCCGGGGGTGTCCAGGACGAAGAACGGCTGGTCCAGCGCCGTGCGCCGTCCCGGCCCCAAGGCGGTGTACGGAAAGTCGATGAACCGCGCGAACTCCCGACTGCCGCCCGCCTCGAAGGAGAGTTCCTTGAGGAATTCGTCCTCCCCGCTGCCGAAGACCGGTGCGGGATGGACCTCAAGGAGTTCCTTGACCCCGCCGATATGGTCCAGGTGGAAGTGGGTCAGGTACACGCCCTCCAGGGCCAGATCGAGGGCCGTGATGCGCTCGATCAGCCGGTCCGGCTCCAGGCCGACGTCCACGACCACGGCGCGGCCGCCCATGCTCACCAGATAGCAGTTGGTCTCGTCCGGACCGAGGATGAAGGTCTCTATGGTCAGTCTGGCCATGGCTTGCCCTGCTCCGCTTCCACGCGTATGTGGAAGATGACGTTAACGATTTCGCAAGGATAAACATGCTGTACTTCCTGGGCAACTGTCAAATGGATTTCCTGTCCCGGTCCGTGGCCGGGCTCGGCCTGCCCGTTGCTCATAATGAGCTGGCCTCGCCCATGACCCACGCGAGCCACCCGGACGGGGTCCCGCCCGCCCTGGCCCGCCTGGTCCGCGAGTTCGATCTCGGCGACGCCTTCAACGGACGGCGGCCGGAGGACCAGTTCGGCCTGCCCCGACAAGGGGACGAGCCCGCCCTGATGGTCCTGAACCTGTTCCACGAGACCGTTCCGCTCTTTCTGCACAATGATGATGGCTTCATCTTCCACATGAACCCGGCAGCCTGGCGCGCCGACCCGGCCCTGGCCGCCTGGATGGAGGCGCACTGCCGCCCCATCGCGCCCAACCCGGCCACCTATCTGGCCCGGTACGGCCAGTTCCTCGCCCACGTCCGCGAGCGGCTCCCGGACACGCCGGTCCTCCTGGTCACCCGCCTGAACCACTACCCGGCCTTTGGTCCGGCCCCGTACTCCTACCTGGAAAACTGGTCGGGCTTAAGCCGCGAGGCCCCGGCCCACTATGCGGTATGGGAACGAGAGCTGGGCGTGCGCACGCTCGACGCGAACCGCGTGTTCGGCGGCATCTGGCGTGAATCCGGCAGGACCATCGAGGCGCACTGCCCGTTCCTGAAAATCGAACTGGAAGAACGCGACGGCACGGTCACCGGGCTGCGCGCCTCGCGGGACGTGGAGCATATCGGCCCGCTGTGGGCGCGGCTGGCCGACAAGGTCGCGGCCTTCATGGAGACAGGGCGGATTGGATACGATGCGCCGGAAACCGTGCCGCCCGAATGGGACCGGCCGTGGCAGCCCTCGACCATGGACGACGAGGCGGTCATCGACCGCTTCGCCAGCGAGCGCAACTATCCCTGGGCCGAGGCGGTGGGCAGCTTCTTCATGGACCTCTCCCGCGACCGCACTCCCCTGCTGGCCGCATCCGGCGAGTTCATGCCCGTGTGCCACAATACCCTGCACATGGTCCGCGCCTACGGCCGCATCTTCAAGAACCCGCTGCTGGCCGCCTTCTGCGACGCCCACCGCCCGATTGCCGAGGCCTTCACCGACAACGGCTCCCTGTACCAGGCAGATTACCTGGCCCGCCTGGACGAAATCCGGGCGCACGCGCTGAGCTGACGGGATCGGCGGCGGGAACGGCAAAAAAGACGAAGGCCGATTCGGCGACACCGAACCGGCCCTCTTGGCGTGATTCAGCGCCTGTCTGGTCAGTTGCCCTGAATGAATTCGAGAATGTCCTTGTTGATGACGTCCGCATGGATCGTGGCCATGCCGTGGGGATATCCCGGATAGGTCTTGAGCGTCCCGTTCTTGAGCATTTTGATCGAGCGCATGGCCGAGTCCTTGATGGGCACGACCTGGTCGTCCTCACCGTGCAGGACCAGGGTGGGAACGTCCATCTTCTTGAGGTCCTCGGTGAAGTCGGTCTCGGAAAAGACCTGGACGCAATCGTACTGGGCCTTGGCGCCGCCCATCATGCCCTGGCGCCACCAGTTCAGGACGATGCCCGGCTGGGATTCCACGTCGTCGCGGTTGAAGCCGTAGAACGGCCCGGAAGCGACGTCGTGGTAGAATTGCGCCCGGTTCTTGAGCAGTTGCTCGCGGAAACCGTCGAACACCTCCATGGGCGTACCCTCGGGGTTGCTGTCGGACTTGACCATGATCGGGGGCACCGCGCCGATGAGGACGGCCTTGGCGACCCGGCCCTTGTCGGCCCCGGCCACGTACCGGGCGACCACGCCGCCGCCGGTGGAATGGCCGACCTGGACGGTGTCGCGCAGCCCCAACCGGTCCACCAGCTCGGCGGTATCCGCCGCATAGTGGTCCATGTCGATGCCGTCCCCGACCTGCGAGGACCGGCCGTCGCCCCGGCGATCGAAGGCGACGACGCGGAACCCCTTGTCGAGGAAGTAAAGCATCTGCGAATCCCACTCGTCGGCGGTCAGAGGCCAGCCGTGATGGAACACGATCGACTGTGCGGACTCGGGACCCCAATCCTTGTAATAAATATCAACGGCGTCTTTGGTCTGTAATATAGCCATGGTCGAATCTCCTTTGTTTTGCGGAAGCGCTTCACCCCGGGGCGACGACGCCGAGGAAAGCGACGGAACCGACAACATAGCATGGCTGCGGGAAAATAGCACGTCGTTCCCGCGACAAAAACGAACGCTTGGCGGAACGTCGGGCAGGCCGACGGGTATTCGGGGTCGCGGAAAGCGATGCACACTCCCCCACGACTACCTACTGACGGTAGCAAGCGCCTCCAGCCCATCGGCCGCAAGTCCGGCCAACGTCGTTCCAATCCCGGCAATGCCGGTTGCCCCCGCAAGGCCCAAAATCAACGGTGCGAACAACCCCAGCGGATCCACCCCGTTTACCGGGTCATCAAAACAATACCCGTACCAGTCCGGGTCGCCGCCCCTCTCCCCGATGGGGTCGAGTGCGGTCCACCTGCCGGTCCTGACGTCGTAGTCGCGCCAGCCGAAACGGACGAAACCGAGGTCCCGGTCGTGCAGGCCGCCCGAGAGCCTCAATCGATCATTGCCGACTTATCCGGTGATTACATCTGATAGGCGCTTTTTATGATTACTCGGACGGGCTGTCGTGTTTTGAAATAGGTAAATGGCTCAGTGACCCGAATATCCATGGTTACAGTGTGGACATTTTTCCTGACATGAAAGGCAAAGAGCTCGTATGCCGTCATACCATCTTTGTGTCCGACCGTACCGGTCCATGATTCACTATGCTCAATAACAGTGGGCTCACCATCCTGCGTTATGGTAACCGTCAGTTTTCCCGGCATTGATCTCACGGGATAAGCCAAATCGGACATGGAACCGGTCACCACGACAAACAATCCATATTCCCCGTAATATTCAGGGGAAAACTCAATTTTTCTGTGTACGTTTTCCCATATCGGAATGTTGCCCTCGAATACGGGAGCATAAAAATCGTCGTAGAGATTGGACAAAACCGCATTTTGCGTTCGCAAAGGCAGGACTATCCATCCACATATTACCATAAGACTGAAAACAAGAAGCACGGCAATGAATTTTCCGAGGTTTCTATTCAATATTCTCATCACCGTGTTCCTTTATCCCTATTTGCCAAATGACTCATTTCCCTTGATCAAAGACCAATTCTTGGCGTTTTTCTTATATTTTTCCCGGAGCTTGTCGGCATAATCCTGACAATTGTTGCCCAACAATCCGTATTCCCCCGGATCAACGGACTTGACCGTTTCACGCATCAGATCATCGTCATAATGCTTGCTTTCCATTTGATATGGCTTCTTTCCCACCTGATTGTCTTTTCTCGGTCCATCCTTGAAAAACCCTATATTATCACCTGAGCCATCCTCATAGAATCCCTGCTCATGAGCGATCTCGGTATTCATACTATCATCAAGAGGGTTGTCTGAAAAAAAACCGAGCAAAGGCAATGAACCTAATCCTCTTTTACCAAACCGGAACAACCCCAACGTATCAACTGCGTTTACCGGGTCGTCCAAACAATACCCGTACCAGTCCGGGTCGCCGCCCCTCTCCCCGATGGGGTCGAGTGCGGTCCACCTGCCGGTCCTGACGGCGTAGTCGCGCCAGCCGAAACGGACGAAACCGAGGTCCCGGTCGTGCAGGCCGCCCGCGAAGCCGAGGGGCAGGCGGCCGGATTGGTGTCCTCGACGATCCCGCCGAACGGATCGTACAGGACCTCCTTTATCATGTTGTCGTCCACATCGGCAACCACGCGCAGGGAGCCTACCTGGTCGTAGAACAGCCCGGCGACCCCCCCGCTGTCGAGGCGCATGGCGTAGGGCGTGCGTTCGCCGTCGCGTTAGGCGAATTCGTATTGATGACGCCCGTCATAAAACGCGGCAAGGCGCACGAAGTCGAGCCATTGGTAGGCCTCCACGAGTTCTCCGTTCAGGTACTTCGCGGCCCGCTGTCCATCCTCATCATGGGCAAAGGTGAAGGCCTTGTCCCGGTCCTCCTCTTCAACCTTGAGCAGCCGATAGTCCGGACTGTACTCGTACAAGGTGTACACGCCCTTGTCCGACCAGATGGACCGGAAGCCGCGCTCGTCGTGCGAGTACTGCCCGCCTCCGGCGCGCATCAGCCGGTTGTCCGGAGTGTACTGGTAGTCCCGGTAGTTCGCCCCGGCCGTAGCGGGCAGATAATCCCGCACCCGGCGGCCCTCGCGATCGTACCAGCACTGGCAGATCAACCTTCCGTCCAGCTTGGCCTCGGTCAGTCGTCCGCCGCCGTCATAAGCATAGGTCCAGGTGGACTTGCGCCCTCGGACCGTCTCGGTTTTCTCCACAATGCGCCCGTCCGGGCCGCGCCTCACGTCACAGGTATATGGTGCTGCCATGGCAACCTCCTGGTTTCGCCCCCGAGGTCCTTCCTCGGGAATCCAAACCAGCATACCCCCGATTTTCGCCAACACCCTGTTTTGTCGGAGAATGACGCCTAAAAGCGCCCGATAAGCATAAAAAAGCAACTTGACAGGGGAGAGGAATGCCTCCGGGCCTCCAGCCCTTGGCGAGTCTTCGAGCCCTACGGATGAGGACAGCAGCGATCGGCCAGAGGGGAAACTTTCGAGAAAGTTTCCCCTCTGGACTCCCTTTCAAAGCTTTTTGTGTGCCTTCGGCAAGGCCGTGTGGACGCGACAAGACGGCCTCCGGCTTCGAAAGCCCGAATACCGCGCCCTGCCCCGCCGAAGGCGGCGACAAAAAGTTTAGGAAGGAAGAGGGATGGAGGTCCGAGGAGAAGGAAACCCTTTTCTCAAAGGGTTTCCTTCTCCTCTTCCCCGGCTGCGAGGCGGGTCGACGCGCCGCTAGCGGCGCGTCAGCCCGTACTTCTTGAGCTTGTACTGCAGGGTGCGGCGGCTGATGCCGAGGGCTTCGGCGGTGCGTTCGCGGTGGTTGCCGTTTTCTTCGAGGGCCTGGATGATGGCCTGTTTTTCGGCCTCTTCGAGGTTGGCGGGCGTGGGGGCGGGGCGGCCGCCGTGGGTGAACTCCATGTCGACGACGTTTTCGCGCGCGCCGGTGATCTGGGGCGGCAGGAGATCCGGGCCGAGCGCGTCGGACCGGGACAGGATCAGGGCGCGTTCGAGCACGTTTTCAAGCTCGCGGACGTTGCCGGGCCAGTCGTAGCCGGACAGGGCGTCGAGGAAGGCCGGGGTGACGGTGCGGATGATCTTGTTGTTCTTGTTGCCCAGCCGCCGGAGCAGGAAACTGACCAGCAGCGGCAGGTCCTCCTTGCGCTCGCACAGCGGCGGGATGCGGATTTCGAGCACGGCCAGCCGGTAGTAGAGGTCTTCACGGAAGCGGCCCGCCTCGACCTCTCTTTTCAGGTTGCGGTTGGTGGCCGCGATGATCCGGGCATCCACCTGGATGGTACGCACCGAGCCGAGCGGCTCGATGGTCTTTTCCTGGAGGGCGCGCAGGAGCTTGGCCTGGAGCGCGCCGGGCATCTCCCCGATCTCGTCCAGGAACAGGGTGCCGCCGTCGGCCAGTTGGAACCGGCCGGGCTTGTCCTTGACCGCGCCGGTGAAGGCGCCCTTTTCGTAGCCGAAGAGCTCGGATTCGAGGAGGTCGTCGGGCAGGGCCGCGCAGTTGACCTTGATGAGCGGCTTGTCGGCCCGCAGGCTGGCCCGGTGCAACCCCTCGGCCACCAGCTCCTTGCCGGTGCCGCTCTGGCCCAGGATGAGCACCGTGGCCTCGGTGGGCCCGGCCTGGCCGATGAGGTCGCGCACCCGCTCGATGCCGGGGCTGCCCCCGATGAAGTCGGGCTCGCTGCCCACTTCGGCGCGCAGCCGGGCGTTCTCGTCGAGCAGCTTGTGGTATTCAAAGGCCTTGCCGAGCACGGCGGTCAGTTCGTCGTTGTCCGCGGGCTTGGTCAGGTAGTCGAAGGCCCCGCGCTTCATGGCGTCCACGGCGCTGCCCACGGAGCCGAAGGCGGTCAGCAGGACCACGGGCATGGAAGGCCGTCGGATCTGGAGTTCCTTGAGCAACTGCATGCCGTCCATGCCGGGCATCTTCATGTCCACCATGGCCACGTCCGGGTAGGTGTCGGACTCGGCCTCCTCTGCCAGCACGGTCAGGGCGCGTTCGCCGGACTCGGCTTCGAGCACAATCCAGCCGTCGTCCTCCAGCACGGCGCGGACCATCATGCGGTGGCCCGGCTCGTCGTCGACGATCAGCGCGATACGTTCTTCGTTCATGACTCTGATTCCTTGTCTGCCGAGGGCTGCGGATCGGGGAAGAACAGCTTCATCTCGGTCCCCCGGCCCTGTTCGGATTCGATGATCACCCGGCCCTTGTGGGCACGCATGATGTTCTGGACGATGGCCAGCCCCAGCCCGGTGCCGGTCTTCTTGCCGGTAACGAAGGGCTTGAAGGCCTCGTCCTGGATGTCCGGGTCCATGCCCGGCCCGTCGTCGGCCACGATGATCCAGACACCCTTGTGGCCGCGCATGGAGACCAGCCGGATGTGGCCGGGCTTGTCGCAGTCGGCACACCCCTGGATGGCGTCCAGGCTGTTGGAAATGAGATTGAGCAGGACCTGCCTGAGCGCGTCCGGGTCGGCCCAGACCGGCTCCGGGCCGAAGTCGAACTCCGGCTCGATGAGCTTGTCCTCGAAGTCGAAGCGCATGAGCTGCCTGAGCGAGTCGCCGACCTTGAACAGGTCGATGAACGACGGGTCCAACTGGCGCGGCCGGGCCAGGTAGAGCAGGTCCGTGACCACACGGTTAAGGCGGTCCGCCTCCTGGACCATGGCCGCGGCGTACTGGTCGAGCGGCGCCTGGCCCTTGAGCTTGGTGGCGAAGAGCTGGGCGAAGCCGCGTAGCGAGGAGAGCGGGTTGCGCACCTCGTGGGCCACGCCCGCGGCCAGCGAACCGATGGCGGCCAGCCGCTTGGCCTCGTTCAGGTCCTCTTCCAGGCAGCGGATCTGGGTGCGGTCGCGGATGAGCACCAGCCGCTGGCCCAGCTCGGGGGCCGCGTCCTCGTCGTGCTCCTGGAAGGGCAGGAACAGGATTTCCAGTTGTCGGCCCTGGTAGTCGAACTGCTCCCACTCCACCGGGCCGGAAGGCGGGTTCTCGCTGGTCTGGCGGCCGAAGTCGAAATCGCGCCAGTTGGCGCCCACGATCTCGGGCGGCGGCACGAGCCCGTCCTCGCCCCTTTTTCCGGCACCGTCCCCACCCTGAGGCCTGGCCCCGGGGTCTTCGGCCTCGGGCTCGGGCTCCTCGGCGGGTCCGGGGGCGAGCAGTTCGCGGGCTGAACGGTTGGCGGCCAGGATCTCGCCGTCCTCGGCCAGGGTGACCAGGCCGTCGGGCATGTTGTCCAACAGCTTGTTCTGAAACCGCTCCAGGCGGATGAGCTTGCGGCTGGCGCCCCGGCGGCGCAGGTAGGCGAAGGCCAGGGACCACAGGACCACGGCGGCCAGGAAGACGTAGCCGGTCTGGTAGGTGGCGGCCTGCCGGTACTGGCGGAACTGGCGCATGTGCTTTTCGGCGTTGAGGCCGACCACCAGATAGACCTGGGACTGGGTGTTGTCGAACATCATGTCCGGGCCCATGTCGTCCATGTCGCCCATGTCGCCCATGCCGCCGCGCCCGAGCCCGCGCTCGCCGTCCGGGCCGCCCACGCCGAGCAGGGCCGCGATGCCGGACCGGACCTGGAGGCCGGACAGGAGCACGCTGGTCTTGTTCACCTCGGCCATGACGTGCCAGGCGCGGCCGGGCTCGATGTCCTCGGCCACGGCGTCGGGCAGCCTGAAGATGGGATGCATGCCCTTCTTGACCGAGGTGACGATGGGCCGCCCGGCGCGGTTGAACAGGGTCACGAATTCGATGTCGTCGGACTTGGCCAGTTCGGTGAAGAGTTCCTCGGTCATGGTCCGGAACAGGGTCGAGGACTGGTTGCCCATGCGCAGGGTGCGGGCGATGCGGAAGATGTTGTTGTCCACACCGCGCAGGATGGAGTTGCCGGTCATGACCATGTGGTCCTCGACGATCCGCCGCTGCTGCGCGATGGACTGCCAGGTCAGGTAGAGGCTGCCCAGTCCCAGCACGATGAGCGCCAGAACCAGGGCGACCAGGGGCCCCTTCTCCCTGCCTTCCGGGTGAACTACATCCATACGGCCTCGGTTACTTGCCCTTGACGATCAGGTAGATGTCCCGGGGCGACATGTCGTGCTCGCCCGCAAGGCTCTTGAAGGTGGATTCCAAGGTGGCGTCGATGCCCGCGGCCTTGAGCCGGGCCAGGACCTCTTCCGGCTCCAGGCCGTAGGTCTTGCACACAATGGCGACCGTCAGCTTGCCGGTGCCCTCGGGCGGCTGGGCGGGCATCATGGCGAAGGGGTCGCCCCCCTGTCCGCCGCGGATGATGTCGTAGACGTGCTGCGGGCTCACCCCGCGCGACCGGGCGATGTCCTTGATCAGGGAATTTTCGTTGATGGACGAATCGAACCCGGCCTGATGCAGAGTGGCCAGGGCCATGTTCACGTCCAGGCCGAGGAAGCCGCAGAATTTCTTGAGCGGGCTGGTCTCGGCGTGGCCGTAAGGCGGGTTGCCGTAGGTCTCGGTGGCCTGCTCCTTGATCTGCGCGCCGTAGTCGAGCAGCGTGCTCATGGGCGGCAGGCCGATGAGGGTGCCCGCAAAAACCAGGAAGACCAGGATGAAGCTGACGATCATGGGGCCGGTCATGACCACCATCTCGCGCGCCCGGTTCTTCATGTAGTTCATCAGCGGCTTCCAGTTGAGCCAGATGTGCAGGAGCAGGGCGAGGAGGAACAGGGTGCCCACGGTGGTATGGACGTCTCCCCACTGGGTCTTGGTCATGCCCAGCAGATGCCAGTCGGCCCAGTAGGCCACGCGGCCTTCGGGCACGATGTACAGGATCACGCTGGTGATGAGCGTGACGAGAAAGGAAAGAAGCGCGGTAAGGGACGTGATTTTTCGGAACATCCAGGGACCTCCTCAAAAAAATGGGGCGTTGCCGCGAATCCCCTGCACGCCCGCCACTGCCTGCAGATGATCGTCATT
It encodes the following:
- a CDS encoding NifU family protein; amino-acid sequence: MREKVEAVLDKVRPMLQGDGGDVELVEVTDSGIVKVRLTGACKGCPMSQMTLKNGIERIILKELPEVKGVEAV
- a CDS encoding HDOD domain-containing protein is translated as MAEESARVKAGDAFAPETLEAAKKLLTKRFKFIKKPDDSLKRLARLGVRRVAADMTANPHRFERLEAESPLPEVLPLDPLDILRHDHQLPALPQVFLELQQAISSRSNSADDLAEIISQDPGLTAFLLRMVNSAFYSLPMQIDTISRAVTVVGVNQLSTLAVGTSVMSLFKDVPADVINMEQFWKHSICCGLIARRLCRITGQGDPERAFVSGLLHDIGQLILLQVEPERATAVHAHARAKDVVLFAEEKALLGFDHATLGGMLLRKWNFPYVLVSAVLEHHQPKAGHKESEPLLVHCAETIATGLGVGSSGEFFVQPPCPEVWASMHFTPELMDEMVEDLDEELDEAFAILIDQ
- a CDS encoding OprD family outer membrane porin, whose protein sequence is MSAKFSHLVLACLLSLILALPGYAADEKEASKWGTVTGQARLYYFTQRNKDTGQEFDNIKESLALGGWLKYETPWIEDIFGVGAALYGTAPISGELNQPDQGGTGLLTSKNEGFAVLAEAYLKARYADTEARVWRQRIETPFINGNDSRMLPQTFEAYGLKTNAIDDLELSLFWVDKEKGRDTELFKSMSYMAGLRGVDRGVVMAGADWKPVASLPTRFWNYYAPDLDNTFFTQFKYTFGDPKDVQYSVLFQGVDQRSVGDQLNGVYSGQEAGLMGTLKYSGFTFDLGGSIVNDDTTIRNSWGVYPFFNNMMAYNFSRAGEKAILLGVGYDFSRIGWDGYRADIKAGLGDTPDTGPHASFDRSEYDLNIYYDFDGDLKGMSLLSRFSYQDEDASMGGKDGYQVRLRLQYNFQLL
- a CDS encoding MBL fold metallo-hydrolase, which codes for MARLTIETFILGPDETNCYLVSMGGRAVVVDVGLEPDRLIERITALDLALEGVYLTHFHLDHIGGVKELLEVHPAPVFGSGEDEFLKELSFEAGGSREFARFIDFPYTALGPGRRTALDQPFFVLDTPGHTPGGLSYFFPAAGCVFVGDLLFMIAVGRTDLPRGSSSELLSSIRSRIFTLPDDTRVYSGHGPMTTVRHEKENNPHFIF
- a CDS encoding SGNH/GDSL hydrolase family protein, producing MLYFLGNCQMDFLSRSVAGLGLPVAHNELASPMTHASHPDGVPPALARLVREFDLGDAFNGRRPEDQFGLPRQGDEPALMVLNLFHETVPLFLHNDDGFIFHMNPAAWRADPALAAWMEAHCRPIAPNPATYLARYGQFLAHVRERLPDTPVLLVTRLNHYPAFGPAPYSYLENWSGLSREAPAHYAVWERELGVRTLDANRVFGGIWRESGRTIEAHCPFLKIELEERDGTVTGLRASRDVEHIGPLWARLADKVAAFMETGRIGYDAPETVPPEWDRPWQPSTMDDEAVIDRFASERNYPWAEAVGSFFMDLSRDRTPLLAASGEFMPVCHNTLHMVRAYGRIFKNPLLAAFCDAHRPIAEAFTDNGSLYQADYLARLDEIRAHALS
- a CDS encoding alpha/beta fold hydrolase, translating into MAILQTKDAVDIYYKDWGPESAQSIVFHHGWPLTADEWDSQMLYFLDKGFRVVAFDRRGDGRSSQVGDGIDMDHYAADTAELVDRLGLRDTVQVGHSTGGGVVARYVAGADKGRVAKAVLIGAVPPIMVKSDSNPEGTPMEVFDGFREQLLKNRAQFYHDVASGPFYGFNRDDVESQPGIVLNWWRQGMMGGAKAQYDCVQVFSETDFTEDLKKMDVPTLVLHGEDDQVVPIKDSAMRSIKMLKNGTLKTYPGYPHGMATIHADVINKDILEFIQGN
- a CDS encoding RHS repeat-associated core domain-containing protein — its product is MRLSGGLHDRDLGFVRFGWRDYDVRTGRWTALDPIGERGGDPDWYGYCFDDPVNGVDPLGLFAPLILGLAGATGIAGIGTTLAGLAADGLEALATVSR
- a CDS encoding sigma-54-dependent transcriptional regulator, producing the protein MNEERIALIVDDEPGHRMMVRAVLEDDGWIVLEAESGERALTVLAEEAESDTYPDVAMVDMKMPGMDGMQLLKELQIRRPSMPVVLLTAFGSVGSAVDAMKRGAFDYLTKPADNDELTAVLGKAFEYHKLLDENARLRAEVGSEPDFIGGSPGIERVRDLIGQAGPTEATVLILGQSGTGKELVAEGLHRASLRADKPLIKVNCAALPDDLLESELFGYEKGAFTGAVKDKPGRFQLADGGTLFLDEIGEMPGALQAKLLRALQEKTIEPLGSVRTIQVDARIIAATNRNLKREVEAGRFREDLYYRLAVLEIRIPPLCERKEDLPLLVSFLLRRLGNKNNKIIRTVTPAFLDALSGYDWPGNVRELENVLERALILSRSDALGPDLLPPQITGARENVVDMEFTHGGRPAPTPANLEEAEKQAIIQALEENGNHRERTAEALGISRRTLQYKLKKYGLTRR